The sequence below is a genomic window from Daphnia pulicaria isolate SC F1-1A chromosome 6, SC_F0-13Bv2, whole genome shotgun sequence.
CATGACACGTTCCGGAATTCAAAAGGTAATTTTGACTAAAGTAAactataattttaattttctttaaaaaaaaaaaacggattaaataaaaaaaaacggatacGGTTCAATTTTTTCAGCTTCTTATCCCAACGCTGCTGGCCCTTCTAGCTCTAACAGTCGCTGGATTGGATGACAATTTAGCGCAAGAAAGCAAAACGAGAGGATTGCAAGTCGAGCACCGAATGGATGATTCAAAAATGGAAGAGACTCGGCAGCAAGAGACTCGTGACGGCCACGGACACCACGGACACCACGGACACCACGGACAACATGGACAGCAATATCATGGACAGCAGCAACATCCTGATCATGGATTTCGTCCATCTAAGTGGCAAGACAAATTCAAGCGCCCAAAATCGCAGTACGCTCCGTCTAAGCCACAATACGCCCCACCCAAGTCTCATCCGAAACCACCCAAGGCTCAATATGGACCACCAAAGGTTCATCATCAAAAGCCAAAAGCCCAGTACGGTCCACCAAAGGCTCATGGCAAACCAAAGGCTCACGGTCCACCTAAGGCAACCTATGAAGCTCCAGCTTACAACGCTCCGGCCTACGATCCTCCAGCGTACAGCGCTCCAGCATACCAACCTCCTAAGGCCCAACACAAACCACCCAAGTCTGAATATGGCGCACCCAAGGCCCACCACAAAAAACCCAAGGCAACATACGGACCACCTAAGGGAACCTATGAGACCCCAGCATATAGTCCTCCTGCCTACAGCCCTCCAGCATATGAGACCCCAGCATACAGCCCTCCAGCATACAGCCCTCCAGCATACAGCCCTCCAGCCTACAGTCCTCCTGCCTATGAGGCCCCAGCATACAGTCCTCCAGCATACAGTCCTCCAGCATACAGTCCTCCAGCATACAGTCCTCCTGCCTATGAAACCCCAGCATACAGCCCTCCAGCCTACAGTCCTCCAGCCTATGAGACCCCAGCATACAGTTCTCCTGCCTACAGTCCTCCAGCCTATGAGACCCCAGCATACAGTCCTCCAGCCTACAGCCCTCCTTCCAAAAATCCTCCATCATACAGTCCTCCTTCCTATAAACCCCCAACCTATAGCCCTCCATCCTACAGCCCTCCAGCTCCAGCTTACAGTCCTTCTACTCCGGCTTACACCACACCATCTTATCCCGCCCCTGAATACAGTCAGCCAGCACCATCAGGATTGCCTGAACCCAGTTATGCCTCCAATTACGAGCCCAACTTCCCACCAGCATCACAGGTATAAATACGGCTCAATTTAACCATTCGTCCATTAACAACATAATCTCCGATTAAAGTTAATCTGGCAACACGATAATAATTCTTTACCAAATTTGTTCTCTCAGGGTTCCAACTACGAGAGACCACCGGCAGATTACAGCCAGTCCTACAACGCACCAGCTTACGAGCCTTCCAATTATTTCCCAACCGAAACGCCACATTCGCCTCCTAGCTACACTGAAGCACAAACCTACCCTCCTCAGAGCTATGATATCCCTGCTCATACAGAAGCCCCTTTCTCTCCTCCACATATTGCAAGCTTTGACTCTCCAGCTTTTGCTCCTCCTCAGGCTTTCACCGAGCAACCAAACTTTACCGAGGCATCCGCCTTCACCGAAGTAGTACCCACATTTTCTCCACCAACCGAGTCTCCCTTTGAGTCTCCCTTTGCTACAGAGGATGAGCCCGCACCGAATCAGCCCGAGCGTAACAGGTATCCAAACGGGCCTAGTAACCAGGGATTCTTTAACAATAACGATTTTCCCAATTTCGACGATTTCTTCAAGCAAATGCTAAGAGGATGAACAAAATGCTCAAATCATTTGCAAACATGAATATTTGcttgttttcatttgaaaaatttaatttaaaaaaccattTAATCAATGTTAACTCCTGCTACCCCTTCCCTTCCCTCCTTTCAGTTATCTTATTCCTCTCATTGATGATGTACATATGTTCAATCAGTCGATGTTTCTGTTACAGTCTGATGGAGGTTAATCATATAGAAATATATGATATATAAGGTATCGCTTCTTATGTGAAACCTTACAAATTTAAGCAATACacctaaataataaaaaaaaatcgtttaaaTACCTTTTCGTCAATCCAAGTTTTCCACGCTTCTTCTTGGCTGACTTGTTGAAACTGATCAAAAAGCTTTGCGGGAAATGCTGAACATATCGGCTCGAATTCCAATTCTGGTCCAACTTTTTCTAGAGCAGCTTTCATGATTGGTATTAGACAAGCGTAGCAATCGGAGCTATCTTCCtttccttaaaaaataatgaaaatatttacttgacaatttaaaacatttgtatttttatgtaAGTTTTACCTTGAACAGCCAGTAGACTGGAATTGATATTAAAGATGAGATAAGCAACTTCGTTTATTTCCGGATTGCTTTTGAACTGAATAAGAGCATGAAGTCGGGCAGCGGCAATGGCGCATAATTCCGAGTTGGAACTTGATGCGAATCGAAGAAGCAACCCTGCATGATTAGATTTAGTTAGAAGGACTTTAAATTAGAGTTTAAATTTAAAGGCTTCGATACCTAGAGCGACGTGATACATTTCAGTCGATTTTCTTGATgcaaaatcttcttcttggaaAATATTCATGACGTCAAAAACGGCAAGGGTAAGTTCTAGAAGTTTCAGCGACATCTTCTTAACCTCATCTTCATGAGGATCTAGTACAACCAAGTCATAGACCCAACGAGCGGCGTATTGGCAATTAACCAAGACGTTGCTCCGGGAAGCCGCATTAACCGCTAGTTGTTTCAATTCGTTGCCAGCGGCTTGCAGGATCATTTCAATTAAACGCCGTTTTATCTCCAAATGGGAACGATATAATTCGTTGTTGAGACCAAGAAGATTGATGCAACTTAGAATCTGGCTTCTTTCGCGCCAATCATCTTTCGAACAACCCGGAATTCCTCGCCAAAGTAACACAAGATAAATGCTAAGAACTGTCGAGCAGAGATCCTCTTCCGGATCCAACGTAGGGTCTAGCACTAAACCAGACCACTGACCAGAAACTTCCGAGATAAGACTGTATGTTTCAACGTCCAAACTGCaagaattcaattatttaattttaaagttgTTATTCGGGTGTACTTTATGAATTACCTCTCGCTAGGACCAAAGTCATTATAATTCTTCGAGGTTACTTGTCCGGATGTTCGTGAAGATATGCTCACCGAGGATtcccttttattatttcttgggCAATCATCATCACTGAAAACCGCAATCATAATTTAGAAatctaataaaataaagtgGATTAATTAAAGACTATTGATTACCTGTGATCGATGTTTAATGCATCAACAGCCACTTCAAGAGGGGCAACTAAAAATCTATAAGGATGTTTCAATCGAGGAGAAGAATTTGTTGAAGCTCCTGTGTCTGTAGCATCGGTAGTATCAGCGGTTCCTTGAGCCGATTGACTGCGGCGTTTCAGTCGCTGAATGGTATTCTCACCTAATTCTTCCAAACTCCCCTAAAAGACAACAATTTGCATGTGCAGTTATGCACTCAGTATATCATACCGTTAACGTGGTTAGAATTTTAGATAAAACTTACTTGTACTTGAAGCGTCTTCTGACGAAATAAACTGTAAGCGCTGTTAACGGCACTATGGATATTGGTTTGCAAGTTGCCTGCAACATTGTGCAAATTGTCCGTAAGTACTTCGGCAGCATTTTGTAAATTGCCGGTTGCAATGgcaatattatttaaattaccAGTCACGGCACCTGCCACCAAATTGCTAACACTTTCGGCAACATCCTGTGTCATAGAACATAATAATATAGTCTAGCATTACCAAATAAATACGGATCTGATGGGGAAAATACTTTGATGTCCTGTTCCAGTGTAGCACCCAAACCAAGGTTCAGCCCAGTTGAATCTCTCATTGAAGGAGTAGTTGGCCACATTTTAGATGGAGACATGGGTGTGGTAGCTGTTGGAGTAGATATTACGCGATAGGTGGTTGCTTCCACATCTAGGTCGATCAAATCCGGTACCATTGGCTTTATTCCCGTGTTGGCTGAAGAAGCGATCGGTTTCCGAATCAACAAGCGAGCAATACACTCTTGCCAGCTAGtctaaagaaattaaaagacaTTAATCAGCTATCTTGGAAGAATAATTATTAGTTATTTACTTGTTTGACAAAAGTGGAAGGAGCATTTGGTCTCGAAAGCATAAATCCCAAAAGCCTTTTACTGAATTCCAATTTGATTTCCAGATTTTCTTCAGCAAGAGAAAAGGCAAGTGCCATTGCTCCAGTGTAACTATTTGGATGATCTGTTTAGAAATATAAAGATAAGGAAGGTATTTGAAGGATCATattgtttgaaaaaacctCTTGAAAGAATGATGTCGGTCAGTAAATGCGTCATTTCTAAGCTGGACGGCTGTCCTTGCATAAGCATGAGTAGCCCTTGGAATCCTACGTCGTGTAAATAAAGTCGCACTTTACTCTTTTCATAGGCTCGATCCGTTTTAAGAATGTTAATCAGCAACTACATATAGACGGATAATTATAAAAAAGCTCACACAAAAATCTTTAGACCTAAATATAATTACCTTTAATACTTTCTCCCGCAGTTcgatagaaaatattttttccagtaACAGAGCGTAAAGTATTTCAGCACAACGTGGCTCCAgcattaacaaataaaattgatcTTTTGGGCTCTTATTTTCAATGTAAGTTAAAAGAACATCCAATATCTCCGTGATCTTTTCAGCAAATAGAAACACGCGATTAGTCACGATACATTTTATATCGCCAAAAGTATAACTTACCATTTCATTGTCACGAACAGACCAGAGAAATCCCGTGATGGCAGAAATGTCGCCGGCGGTAATCTCCTTATTTatgtacatttttaaaatgcctAGTAGAGCTAGGCGCATTGTTTTTCTGTCATCGATGCTCAAATCGGATTGGTCGTCATTTTGATAATGCTGTTTGATTACATCCAGCAAGTACTGGGGGCCGTATTTTTTCCGGAATGAATGTCGGTCTTCGTGAATCAAATTCGACAAGTACTGCACATGGCCGATACGAACGTGGAACTGTGATCTACCCCATATCCTCATATCGAATAGGATATGCTGGTAGAGACTTTGTAGGAATGCGGGGTCTTGAGCATCTCTTGCGAATTCGACTAGGAGTTGGACAGCCATTAGAACTTGCACATCGATCAATGAAGGCTGAACCTGAATTTCAATCACACAATACTGGATTGAATGAATTAATTATAGGAAAAGCATCCATTTTTCACCTTTTGCATAAGGCTTCCAATAATCGCTATGTTAGATCCTCTGACCAATTGATCAGTATTGGTTGAGTGATGATGCAGAACATTCCTTAGTAATGACAGGAACCCAGAAACTGGATTCTGTTCAAGTTTCCAATCtaaaaaacgtaaaatgacattttaaaatatgatcTATTTTGCAAGCGCATGGAAATCAGGAAACAATTTTCTAACCTGCATACGACGAGGAAGGCAGAACTTCCCATCCATCAACTTCGGGTTTGTCAGAATCGGGACTCAGCAAAGGACCAGTAAGAGGTGGATTTACGAGGTCACTTTGTACGACGGTAtctaaaatgggaaaaagagcTTGAACGCCGCCGATACAGCTCAAAACctcctaaaaagaaaatgattttagtCTGGAAATTTAAtgtatattttaatttctcaAGTTGGAATACCTTAACATCCCATGCGGTACAGACGGGTGCTTTAGTGCTTCCGGCAAATTGGTGAGTGGATGAGAGATCCATACAATACGAATTGTAATGAGCTCTGGCGGAGAGACAAATCGCTACTTTTGAATAGAATTCTAAAACATCGAGGTTAGCGTCTTCACTGTTCCATATTGACATACTATTCGCTCCTGataaaaccagaaaaaatCAATGTCACTATGTGTTCAAAGTATTTAAGAGAGAAAACCaatagaaaaatcattcaCCGGCTTCGTGAAAAGTTCGAACGTTCTGTGGGTTTAAAGAGTCTTGCAATAGGGCAAAAAGTCCAATTTGACCGTGCAAACAAGTAGGCTTTCCCCAGATCGAATCTTGGCTTCCTTGGGGAATTATGCGGACTTCAGGATCTACTTTTTCCGAACAAAGAATCGTCTTTGAAGGGTGATCTTACAACAATACAATTAAAGTATATACCATTATGCTGTTCGCTGGCAGGCGTTTTTAGTGAAGAGAGCGCTATGGGCAGAGAGAAATAATTGGGAATGTGAGACGACAATCCTGGCGAGCGGGCGTCACTAATGATTTAAGATTACAACACATTAAACAATTTGTTACGCAGATTATTTCATTGTGAATCGGATCATACCTCTTTTTCCTTGGAAGACTAAAAGCACTGCTGCTTTCCTGTTTATTTGAATTGCCTTGGTCTGAGATGGCGGGAGCACCGatggtaaaagaagaaaatgtctgaaaaacaagaatttttttccctctatAATTTAATGATTCTTAAAATCCATTATGCCTCAAGACCGACTGGACTGCCACAGATTATTACCTCACCAACTGGAGGGATTCGGACGTTCACCGTCAACCGCAAAGCGCCATCCACATAAACCGAAAGGTGACTTTGACCGAAAAGGCGTCTGAAAATAGAAACGATGCGGTTTTCTCTTTAACGATTAAAATAtcgccattaaaaaaatttcccacctGGATGGAATAAATGAAATGCAGACGCTGTGCCACTGATGATCGTTTAAAATCACACTGTGAACCATGGCTGTGGTATATTCCTTTTTCCAAGTGACGCTTACTACCAAAGTACCGTCAGACAGGAAAAAAGCTTCGAAACTGTGGCCCTTGTTCGAAGACAAGCTGCAACGAATAAAATAATACCGTTAAAATACATCCCGAACAAATGTATAATTTAATCTTATGAATAAACTGTACTTGAAAAATTGTCGCCTGTAATTACTGCCAGGGGAACTCGGATTTTCGAAAGCATCCAAGCGCAGCCACGAGCATACAGAAAGTGCATACCCAGGATTTTGCCATTGCGCAATATCAGAAATTGAGATTCCTTCTACAAACAAATGatataatttcaaaaaagaattcacttaaaagttttttttctcaaaattacCCGTTTCATATTGGATGTCAAAGTAGTAATGGCATTCCTGACACGCAGCGTCTTTTTTGGCCATAGACGACAAGCAGTGGAGCACGTACGAAGAATACGGAAACTGGAAatcacattatttttttttttttataacgtTAAATGATCCATGGCCAAAACCTATTTCGTAAAGTACCTCTTCGTCGTTGGTGTCCCTCATGAGTCGTAATATTAGCTTCAGTTCAGCTGCCGTGATTGAATGGGAGCCGAGACTTTGGATCAACCGCAACATTTGCTTGATACTTCGGATGTTTAATTTAGCGTGAAACTCCAGAACAGAAATCACATGACGAAGCAGACCACGCTGACAGCACATCGCTTTGCTATAATTACGAAAATCACAAGTTGTTATGTTGTTATTGCTGTCGCTATGCGGGAAAATGGTAACCtttgaagagaagaagagcaaATCTGATTGATTGCCGAGGCAGTTTCAAATTGCAGCTCATGGTCGTTGATTTCAGGAAGCCAATCTACTAAGTGTGCAATAGGCTCCACGTTGCGAACCATCGACTCGCGTTCTTCTCCGCCATCGTGATCACGACCATTTGCCATGGCAATCAGGCTATCCATCATCAGTCGCGTAGGCTCTCCTAGAGATTTTATCGCCTCGAACAATTTTTGATAACCACCACTACTCAACAACAGCTCCTATAATAAAAAGTAGTAATAAATGAcgtcaaaataatgaaaggTACAGTTATCCACTTTAATAATGAGTTCCAACGTTTGTAATGACTCACCTGGGCTTGTTTGTTATCTTGTAAAACAGCCGTTAGGGCTCTGATAATAGAAACCACCAATACTCGTTTGTCCTCGGGACTCAACTATAATTTGTTAAAGCAAGTTCAAATCAATTAGAGAAAATTATGGGTAAGAAGCAACAAATCTTACTTTGGCATCAAAAAGAAGCATGATTAAAAAGTCGACCACTCTCGTTCGCACTAAAAGAATTTGAAGCGATTCTCGGCGCCGGTGTCGCACAAATTGAACTAGAATAACAAAGCGTTGTAGGATTAGAATTACAAATTTATGGCACGCAGGAAACAATCGAGCCAACCTATTGATTGCACGGCGAGACAAAGAATCGGTGTTCGGTTCGTTGATATTTGAATCAATAACTCGGCTTCTTGATTGGCTAATAATCCTACAGTGTTTTGATATATTTCCATCACCTCACCAAGCTCAATTTGACACTGTAAGAACAAACAGACgttgttattaatttaaacCACAATGTCAAATAGTCTCAATTCTTATACCTGATCAGGTCGC
It includes:
- the LOC124342001 gene encoding neurobeachin-like protein 1 isoform X1, with protein sequence MADLKFGDFVGEFIRLWETQLEISWDAGKEFACMSEEGPHLSLLPDEFLPSLDRHLFQLKTQIENDVSGQNVDAFTKIVKALFIVSRNLDNIPFIASCQLIPSCISVSSNILTCMMSRQLEKDEVASVVLVCLFLEALYDPYFSYRKSIVNETVDTSKIKYHPALLQAEVIPFIYDCFQHLNATSIPVIALSLLHLFGGIIKGGEHNAAKAIAPATVQLLQKAFLNSNDNLQLASAVLHCETAVVHTLMNTRPDQCQIELGEVMEIYQNTVGLLANQEAELLIQISTNRTPILCLAVQSIVQFVRHRRRESLQILLVRTRVVDFLIMLLFDAKLSPEDKRVLVVSIIRALTAVLQDNKQAQELLLSSGGYQKLFEAIKSLGEPTRLMMDSLIAMANGRDHDGGEERESMVRNVEPIAHLVDWLPEINDHELQFETASAINQICSSSLQSKAMCCQRGLLRHVISVLEFHAKLNIRSIKQMLRLIQSLGSHSITAAELKLILRLMRDTNDEEFPYSSYVLHCLSSMAKKDAACQECHYYFDIQYETEGISISDIAQWQNPGYALSVCSWLRLDAFENPSSPGSNYRRQFFNLSSNKGHSFEAFFLSDGTLVVSVTWKKEYTTAMVHSVILNDHQWHSVCISFIPSRRLFGQSHLSVYVDGALRLTVNVRIPPVGETFSSFTIGAPAISDQGNSNKQESSSAFSLPRKKSDARSPGLSSHIPNYFSLPIALSSLKTPASEQHNVDPEVRIIPQGSQDSIWGKPTCLHGQIGLFALLQDSLNPQNVRTFHEAGANSMSIWNSEDANLDVLEFYSKVAICLSARAHYNSYCMDLSSTHQFAGSTKAPVCTAWDVKEVLSCIGGVQALFPILDTVVQSDLVNPPLTGPLLSPDSDKPEVDGWEVLPSSSYADWKLEQNPVSGFLSLLRNVLHHHSTNTDQLVRGSNIAIIGSLMQKVQPSLIDVQVLMAVQLLVEFARDAQDPAFLQSLYQHILFDMRIWGRSQFHVRIGHVQYLSNLIHEDRHSFRKKYGPQYLLDVIKQHYQNDDQSDLSIDDRKTMRLALLGILKMYINKEITAGDISAITGFLWSVRDNEMITEILDVLLTYIENKSPKDQFYLLMLEPRCAEILYALLLEKIFSIELREKVLKLLINILKTDRAYEKSKVRLYLHDVGFQGLLMLMQGQPSSLEMTHLLTDIILSRDHPNSYTGAMALAFSLAEENLEIKLEFSKRLLGFMLSRPNAPSTFVKQTSWQECIARLLIRKPIASSANTGIKPMVPDLIDLDVEATTYRVISTPTATTPMSPSKMWPTTPSMRDSTGLNLGLGATLEQDIKDVAESVSNLVAGAVTGNLNNIAIATGNLQNAAEVLTDNLHNVAGNLQTNIHSAVNSAYSLFRQKTLQVQGSLEELGENTIQRLKRRSQSAQGTADTTDATDTGASTNSSPRLKHPYRFLVAPLEVAVDALNIDHSDDDCPRNNKRESSVSISSRTSGQVTSKNYNDFGPSESLDVETYSLISEVSGQWSGLVLDPTLDPEEDLCSTVLSIYLVLLWRGIPGCSKDDWRERSQILSCINLLGLNNELYRSHLEIKRRLIEMILQAAGNELKQLAVNAASRSNVLVNCQYAARWVYDLVVLDPHEDEVKKMSLKLLELTLAVFDVMNIFQEEDFASRKSTEMYHVALGLLLRFASSSNSELCAIAAARLHALIQFKSNPEINEVAYLIFNINSSLLAVQGKEDSSDCYACLIPIMKAALEKVGPELEFEPICSAFPAKLFDQFQQVSQEEAWKTWIDEKIRPRSDQFRALHLQALPEIMNRSWAESDELAMLAVHRRCREVNESKIKFQMQILDAFRSKQSEEHVRFNAFLSHQRGHALVIRKKWRQLKQFLIGPRGSWAQRVDSEKRWKLSLCENRSRMRLKLVPNPHFDPHIQASRLRDNAGIQVDIQSPDSLNCLLPSKVANQALKRAFNAQEPEDSLTEEDFALAASLEKEELSEGKEKVTTSEECELVTLMSIVKGRLEISRGWICFWDAGLGCESADRERADFKFALSQLQEVHLRRYNLRRSALEFFLIDHTTYFVNFNTKTRNRIYSRILSLRPPNLLYYSSRSPADVLRSSGLTQRWVQREISNFDYLMQLNTIAGRTYNDLSQYPVFPWILADYHSETLDLTNPTTFRDLSRPVGVVNPKNAKEVRAKYDHFEDPSGIIAKFHYGTHYSNAAGVLHYLVRMEPFASLHIELQSGRFDVADRQFHSLNSTWRLLMDNPNDVKELIPEFFCQPEFLINMNRLDLGILQATKQPVDHVELPPWAKSPHDFIDQHRKALESDHVSAHLHEWIDLIFGYKQRGPAAVEALNVFYYCSYEGAVDLDAISDPVERQAVEGMINHFGQTPCQLFKEPHPMRLSQSEALAKSKYPPSIELFFDGLSCVHIADLTVETRDSIVYLGIPNSDIDSTRSRGYGSQTASIPDVLVSVSRSGCIGLHAWASHDKMLPYGFSLERDPTLSNPRNRRRINESFHPSVKLNSRLISVSSDCKVYVGGQLDNSVKVYALPRLRLLSSVTQHIDIVTCLALDESGSQLMTGSRDTTCIVWDLSSTVLKSVQVLYGHDKTVTCVGLSTSLDMAVSGSLDGTVNVHTIKEGQYIRTLHAAGRADFDRIVITQLWLSDRGDVVFAAEEKDNFSIQSYSINGERIGLSYSPFAFTALASASDGYVVCGDSNGNVTIRRIISLVPVFDIPMQSCIEDLVMAPRNTQLLVALRDGKVVVVAPNIPQ